A genome region from Micromonospora inyonensis includes the following:
- a CDS encoding NADH-quinone oxidoreductase subunit B: MQLPGVLGEPIRFVLNWGRRYSLWVFNFGLACCAIEFIATSMGRHDFMRLGVIPFAHGPRQADLMVVSGTVTDKMAPAIKRLYDQMPEPKYVISFGACSNCGGPYWDSYSVTKGVDQLIPVDVYVPGCPPRPEALLHGILRLQEKIAAEQSGIGGVPRPDPLASPADAPSPSRPVESLTAPVVRPPDEQHTR; encoded by the coding sequence GTGCAGCTGCCGGGAGTGCTCGGTGAGCCGATCCGCTTCGTGCTCAACTGGGGCCGCCGCTACTCGCTCTGGGTCTTCAACTTCGGGCTGGCCTGCTGCGCGATCGAGTTCATCGCCACCAGCATGGGCCGGCACGACTTCATGCGGCTCGGCGTGATCCCCTTCGCGCACGGCCCCCGGCAGGCGGACCTGATGGTGGTCTCCGGCACGGTCACCGACAAGATGGCCCCGGCGATCAAGCGCCTCTACGACCAGATGCCCGAGCCAAAGTACGTCATCTCGTTCGGGGCCTGCTCCAACTGCGGTGGGCCGTACTGGGACTCGTACTCGGTGACCAAGGGGGTCGACCAGCTCATCCCGGTCGACGTCTACGTGCCCGGCTGCCCGCCCCGACCGGAGGCGCTGCTGCACGGCATCCTGCGTCTCCAGGAGAAGATCGCCGCCGAGCAGTCCGGGATCGGCGGGGTCCCGCGCCCGGACCCGCTGGCATCCCCGGCGGACGCTCCGTCGCCGTCCCGCCCGGTCGAGTCGCTCACCGCGCCGGTCGTCCGCCCTCCGGACGAGCAGCACACCCGCTGA
- a CDS encoding MGMT family protein — protein sequence MTPEEYVEAVLDLVERIPPGRVMSYGAVADALAERSGRTSARLVGSIMARHGGGVPWHRVVNAAGRLPPGHEREARARLRAEGTPLRGDRVDIATAAWRPED from the coding sequence ATGACACCCGAGGAGTACGTCGAGGCGGTGCTGGATCTGGTCGAGCGGATCCCGCCGGGGCGGGTGATGTCGTACGGCGCGGTCGCCGACGCGCTGGCCGAGCGCTCCGGTCGTACCTCGGCCCGGCTGGTCGGATCGATCATGGCCCGGCACGGCGGCGGAGTGCCCTGGCACCGGGTGGTGAACGCGGCGGGTCGCCTCCCACCCGGCCACGAGCGGGAGGCCCGGGCCCGACTGCGCGCCGAGGGCACGCCGCTGCGCGGCGACCGGGTGGACATCGCCACCGCCGCCTGGCGGCCGGAGGATTGA
- a CDS encoding DUF3152 domain-containing protein: MSSPFSRPRRPLWNAYALAASATAVVVAVVTAVLPARSGTRPAGTEPAGTTSGGSVPAVTGSATAGSGTAPAAPLAAPVPFSSVTASPPLLRMPGPVPSTGRGTFGYDDRPGELLGRAGTLRRYRVAVEAGSGEDARTFGTEVEQVLAAPGSWIGSGRLRLQRVPGNAPHDFTVYLATPRTAGTMCAAGGVNIRVGGRPYTSCRAPGKVIINLDRWRTSVPHFVGAGVPLTTYRAYVVNHEVGHELGYRHERCPKPGRPAPVMMQQTLFLKGCVANPWPYLDGRRYAGPRL, from the coding sequence ATGTCCTCCCCGTTCTCCCGCCCCCGACGTCCACTGTGGAACGCCTACGCCCTGGCCGCGTCGGCGACCGCGGTCGTGGTCGCGGTCGTCACGGCCGTGCTGCCCGCCCGGTCCGGCACCCGGCCGGCCGGCACGGAGCCGGCCGGCACGACATCGGGCGGCTCCGTGCCGGCCGTGACCGGCTCGGCCACGGCCGGATCGGGCACCGCTCCGGCCGCCCCGCTCGCCGCGCCGGTTCCGTTCTCCTCCGTCACCGCGTCCCCGCCGCTGCTGCGGATGCCGGGCCCGGTGCCGTCGACCGGGCGGGGCACGTTCGGCTACGACGACCGCCCGGGTGAGCTGCTGGGCCGCGCGGGCACCCTGCGTCGCTACCGGGTGGCGGTGGAGGCGGGCTCCGGGGAGGACGCCCGGACGTTCGGCACCGAGGTGGAACAGGTGCTCGCCGCTCCGGGCAGCTGGATCGGCAGTGGGCGGCTCCGCCTGCAACGGGTGCCGGGGAACGCGCCACACGACTTCACCGTCTACCTGGCGACCCCCCGGACGGCGGGCACGATGTGCGCGGCGGGTGGGGTGAACATCCGGGTCGGTGGCCGGCCGTACACCTCCTGCCGGGCACCGGGAAAGGTGATCATCAACCTCGACCGGTGGCGGACGTCGGTGCCGCACTTCGTCGGTGCCGGGGTGCCGCTGACGACCTACCGGGCGTACGTGGTGAACCACGAGGTCGGTCACGAGCTGGGATACCGGCACGAGCGCTGCCCGAAGCCGGGGCGGCCGGCACCGGTGATGATGCAGCAGACGCTCTTCCTGAAGGGGTGTGTCGCGAACCCGTGGCCGTACCTCGACGGCCGGCGCTACGCGGGCCCCCGGCTCTGA
- a CDS encoding pyridoxal phosphate-dependent decarboxylase family protein: MTDEARTAATGPTGAVPPALPAQGVPAEQVLAEIRALRAADRPTHGGRLFAYVYDPAVPGLDELTSAAHAGSAHVNGLDPTAFPSLLAMENALVAAAVQLLGGGPGTAAPDAVGSVTSGGTESLILAVKAARDARPDTAEPRVVVPVSAHAAFAKAAHYLRVALDPVPVSPETLRPEVADVAAAIRPETVLVACSAPSYAHGVVDPVEGIAEVAARSGVRCHVDACFGGWTLPYLRRLGLPVPRFDLSVPGVTSISVDLHKYAYAPKGVSVLLHRDPALRAPQYFAFAGWPGYTMINPGIASTRSGGPIAAAYATLRHVGDAGYVELAARTVEAVRDLAAAVRATEGLRLMAEPESTVVCFTSEDPGLDLFVLVDELTVRGWHTQPQMAYGELPASVHLTVTASVAPRVAEFREDLADAVAATRATGPVRLPEELLAMASGLPPEALTPDLVAGLAASLGMGGGTGAPDRMATVNTLLNAAPPALRERLLIEFVGLLQRPAH, encoded by the coding sequence ATGACCGACGAGGCGAGGACGGCTGCGACCGGCCCGACGGGCGCGGTGCCTCCGGCGTTGCCGGCGCAGGGCGTACCGGCGGAGCAGGTGCTCGCGGAGATCCGGGCGCTGCGGGCCGCCGACCGGCCCACCCACGGCGGACGCCTCTTCGCCTACGTCTACGACCCGGCGGTGCCCGGCCTGGACGAGCTGACCAGCGCCGCCCACGCGGGCAGCGCGCACGTCAACGGGCTCGACCCGACCGCCTTCCCCTCCCTGCTGGCGATGGAGAACGCCCTGGTCGCAGCAGCGGTGCAGCTGCTCGGCGGTGGGCCGGGCACGGCCGCCCCGGACGCGGTGGGCAGTGTCACCAGCGGGGGTACCGAGTCGCTGATCCTGGCCGTGAAGGCGGCCCGGGACGCCCGCCCGGACACCGCCGAGCCGCGCGTGGTGGTGCCGGTCAGCGCGCACGCGGCGTTCGCCAAGGCGGCGCACTACCTGCGGGTGGCGCTCGACCCGGTGCCCGTCTCGCCGGAGACGCTGCGCCCGGAGGTGGCCGACGTGGCCGCCGCGATCCGCCCGGAGACGGTGCTGGTGGCCTGCTCCGCGCCCTCGTACGCGCACGGGGTCGTCGACCCGGTGGAGGGAATCGCCGAGGTGGCCGCCCGGTCCGGGGTGCGCTGCCACGTGGATGCCTGCTTCGGTGGCTGGACCCTGCCCTACCTGCGTCGGCTCGGCCTGCCGGTGCCCCGGTTCGACCTCTCCGTGCCCGGGGTCACCTCGATCTCGGTGGACCTGCACAAGTACGCGTACGCCCCGAAGGGGGTGTCGGTGCTCCTGCACCGGGACCCGGCGTTGCGCGCCCCGCAGTACTTCGCCTTCGCCGGCTGGCCGGGCTACACCATGATCAACCCGGGGATCGCCTCTACCCGTTCCGGCGGGCCGATCGCCGCCGCGTACGCCACCCTGCGGCACGTCGGCGACGCCGGTTACGTCGAGCTGGCCGCCCGTACCGTCGAGGCGGTCCGCGACCTGGCGGCGGCGGTGCGGGCGACCGAGGGGCTGCGGCTGATGGCCGAACCGGAGTCCACCGTCGTCTGCTTCACCAGCGAGGACCCGGGGCTCGACCTCTTCGTCCTGGTCGACGAGTTGACCGTCCGGGGCTGGCACACCCAACCCCAGATGGCGTACGGCGAGCTGCCCGCGAGCGTCCACCTGACGGTGACCGCCTCGGTGGCCCCGAGGGTGGCCGAGTTCCGCGAGGACCTCGCCGACGCGGTGGCGGCGACGCGGGCGACCGGCCCGGTCAGGTTGCCGGAGGAGCTGCTGGCGATGGCGTCCGGCCTGCCGCCCGAGGCGCTCACCCCGGACCTGGTCGCCGGGCTGGCCGCCAGCCTGGGCATGGGCGGCGGGACCGGGGCGCCGGACCGGATGGCGACGGTGAACACCCTGCTCAACGCCGCGCCGCCGGCCCTGCGGGAGCGACTGCTGATCGAGTTCGTCGGTCTGCTCCAGCGTCCGGCCCACTGA
- a CDS encoding helix-turn-helix transcriptional regulator produces the protein MALAEVAAHLGVSRQRAAILVDRPDFPAPIDTLSVGRIWDAAEVRAYAARRNRHLADDEPT, from the coding sequence ATGGCGCTAGCGGAAGTCGCCGCCCACCTGGGCGTCTCGCGTCAACGCGCCGCGATCCTGGTGGACCGCCCCGACTTCCCCGCCCCGATCGACACCCTCAGCGTCGGCCGCATCTGGGACGCCGCCGAGGTCCGGGCGTACGCGGCCCGACGCAACCGGCACCTCGCCGACGACGAGCCCACCTGA
- a CDS encoding prenyltransferase/squalene oxidase repeat-containing protein has protein sequence MVDLDAAIGFVMAHGDAVERARLSWLCTRTPPAPETLDWAEAGQVPDGGWPAVWAGGVASVDATCFRLGELDDLGALGRPAARKALDWLAARQQRDGWWEENPVLADAAPDWARPGDPEARFHLTASAAFWLSVAGLDAQAAGPLDDRIGGAYAGVVHAAARALTDGLAPDGTWPSYLPAGWLSAAVLHLQQSYDEAARIRAVLDERMRDLSPADVAWLAATLRRVDVPAAEWTLVAARHRLAATQRTDGGWNSDDGQKFDVHTTLAVIRAFR, from the coding sequence GTGGTCGATCTGGACGCCGCCATCGGCTTCGTTATGGCGCACGGGGACGCGGTGGAGCGTGCCCGGCTCAGCTGGCTGTGCACCCGGACGCCCCCCGCGCCGGAGACCCTGGACTGGGCGGAGGCCGGCCAGGTGCCCGACGGCGGCTGGCCGGCGGTGTGGGCGGGCGGCGTCGCCTCGGTGGACGCGACCTGCTTCCGCCTCGGCGAGCTGGACGACCTCGGTGCGCTCGGGCGCCCGGCCGCCCGCAAGGCGCTGGACTGGCTCGCCGCCCGACAGCAGCGCGACGGCTGGTGGGAGGAGAACCCGGTGCTGGCCGACGCCGCACCGGACTGGGCCCGTCCCGGGGATCCGGAAGCGCGGTTCCACCTCACCGCCAGCGCCGCCTTCTGGCTCAGCGTCGCCGGTCTGGACGCCCAGGCCGCCGGCCCGCTCGACGACCGGATCGGCGGGGCGTACGCCGGCGTCGTGCACGCCGCCGCCCGCGCCCTGACCGACGGGCTCGCCCCCGACGGCACGTGGCCGTCGTACCTGCCGGCGGGCTGGCTCAGCGCCGCCGTACTGCACCTCCAGCAGTCGTACGACGAGGCGGCCCGGATCCGGGCGGTGCTCGACGAGCGGATGCGCGACCTGTCCCCGGCGGACGTGGCCTGGCTGGCGGCGACCCTGCGCCGGGTGGACGTGCCGGCCGCGGAGTGGACGCTGGTGGCAGCCCGCCACCGGCTCGCTGCCACCCAACGCACCGACGGCGGCTGGAACAGCGACGACGGCCAGAAGTTCGACGTGCACACCACGCTCGCGGTGATCCGCGCCTTCCGGTGA
- a CDS encoding flavin reductase — protein sequence MRFWPHLPSRPTWRCRACGIAWPCSPAKLRLLGEFRGDRVALALHLAALQAEAVEQLAQLDGGAPPGDLTERFVGWVHARG from the coding sequence ATGAGGTTCTGGCCGCATCTGCCGAGCCGTCCGACCTGGCGTTGCCGGGCGTGCGGAATCGCCTGGCCCTGCTCCCCGGCGAAGCTGCGGCTGCTCGGGGAGTTCCGGGGTGACCGGGTAGCGTTGGCGCTGCACCTGGCGGCGCTCCAGGCGGAGGCCGTCGAGCAGCTTGCCCAGCTCGACGGGGGTGCGCCGCCCGGCGACCTGACCGAACGCTTCGTCGGCTGGGTGCACGCCCGGGGGTAG
- a CDS encoding DUF3152 domain-containing protein has product MRPSAASDRPGPRRRVRPVALAALLVAGVATLVLVRSATPTVPGTVAPTGGAGAYSGPGTGAHGPVPEPPSETDGQRSDAPVERGSGRFVAVAGGSPVAGTGGPLHRYRVGVEAGTGQDPTAFAAAVDATLSDPRSWIASGELRVQRVAGAEAADFTVYLATSFTSERMCAEGGLHTAGYTSCRLPGKVIINLDRWLTAVPDYAAPLAVYRAYVINHEVGHEFGELHEACPGPGRPAPVMQQQTYGLTGCVANAWPYLDGRRYAGDLVP; this is encoded by the coding sequence ATGCGACCCTCTGCCGCTTCCGACCGGCCCGGTCCACGCCGACGGGTCCGCCCCGTGGCGCTGGCCGCCCTGCTGGTGGCCGGGGTGGCGACGCTGGTCCTGGTCCGGTCCGCCACACCGACCGTTCCCGGCACGGTGGCCCCGACGGGCGGTGCCGGGGCGTACTCCGGCCCGGGGACGGGGGCGCACGGGCCGGTGCCCGAACCGCCGTCGGAGACGGACGGCCAGCGCTCGGACGCGCCCGTCGAGCGGGGATCCGGACGCTTCGTGGCGGTCGCGGGCGGATCGCCGGTGGCCGGTACGGGCGGTCCGCTCCACCGCTACCGGGTCGGCGTGGAGGCCGGCACCGGGCAGGACCCGACCGCCTTCGCCGCCGCCGTCGACGCGACGCTGTCCGATCCCCGAAGCTGGATCGCCTCCGGTGAACTGCGGGTGCAGCGGGTCGCCGGGGCGGAGGCCGCCGATTTCACCGTCTACCTGGCCACCTCCTTCACGTCGGAGCGGATGTGCGCCGAGGGGGGCCTGCACACCGCCGGCTACACCTCCTGCCGGCTGCCCGGCAAGGTGATCATCAACCTGGACCGGTGGCTCACCGCGGTGCCCGACTACGCCGCACCGCTGGCCGTCTACCGGGCGTACGTGATCAACCACGAGGTCGGGCACGAGTTCGGCGAGCTGCACGAGGCCTGCCCCGGCCCCGGCCGACCCGCCCCGGTGATGCAGCAGCAGACCTACGGCCTGACCGGCTGCGTCGCCAACGCCTGGCCGTACCTCGACGGCCGCCGGTACGCCGGTGACCTCGTCCCCTGA
- the proB gene encoding glutamate 5-kinase: MGTAAGGAGPTTQNGRVREAVTTARRVVVKIGSSSLTTTGGGLDEARVTALVDALATRAGQGREVVLVSSGAIAAGLAPLGLPRRPRDLATQQAAASVGQGLLIGRYAASFARHGVTVGQVLLTVDDVTRRAHYRNAYRTLRKLLDLRAVPIVNENDTVATEEIRFGDNDRLAALVAALVHADLLVLLSDVDALWTGDPRRPESTRITEVRGEEDLTGVEIGGAGRAGVGTGGMVTKVEAARIATGFGIPVVLTAAPLAAAALAGEPVGTFFHPVRQRPTARLFWLAHATSPRGRLHLDPGAVQAVVGWRKSLLPAGITAVDGAFTAGDPVDLVDAQGAPVARGLVNYDAVELPGLLGRSTGELAATLGPAYEREVVHRDDLVLL; this comes from the coding sequence ATGGGAACGGCGGCGGGCGGAGCGGGACCGACCACGCAGAATGGGCGGGTGCGCGAAGCAGTCACCACAGCCCGACGCGTCGTCGTCAAGATCGGCTCCTCCTCGCTGACCACCACCGGCGGAGGGCTGGACGAGGCCCGCGTGACGGCCCTGGTGGACGCCCTCGCCACGCGGGCCGGACAGGGACGAGAGGTGGTCCTGGTCTCCTCCGGCGCGATCGCCGCCGGACTGGCCCCGCTCGGCCTGCCCCGCCGCCCACGGGACCTGGCCACCCAGCAGGCGGCCGCGAGCGTCGGGCAGGGTCTGTTGATCGGCCGGTACGCGGCCAGCTTCGCCCGGCACGGGGTGACCGTCGGGCAGGTGCTGCTCACCGTCGACGACGTCACCCGCCGGGCGCACTACCGCAACGCGTACCGGACCCTGCGCAAGCTGCTCGACCTACGGGCGGTGCCGATCGTCAACGAGAACGACACGGTGGCCACCGAGGAGATCCGGTTCGGCGACAACGACCGGCTCGCCGCGCTGGTGGCCGCCCTGGTCCACGCCGACCTGCTGGTGCTCCTCTCCGACGTCGACGCGCTCTGGACCGGTGACCCACGCCGGCCGGAGTCGACCCGGATCACCGAGGTACGCGGCGAGGAGGACCTCACCGGCGTGGAGATCGGCGGGGCGGGCCGGGCCGGGGTGGGCACCGGCGGCATGGTGACGAAGGTCGAGGCGGCCCGGATCGCCACCGGTTTCGGCATACCGGTGGTACTCACCGCCGCGCCGCTGGCCGCCGCCGCGCTGGCCGGCGAGCCCGTGGGCACCTTCTTCCACCCGGTACGCCAGCGGCCCACCGCCCGCCTCTTCTGGCTGGCCCACGCCACCTCCCCCCGGGGCCGGCTGCACCTCGACCCCGGTGCGGTGCAGGCCGTGGTCGGTTGGCGCAAGTCCCTGCTCCCGGCGGGCATCACCGCCGTCGACGGCGCGTTCACCGCCGGCGACCCGGTGGACCTGGTCGACGCGCAGGGCGCGCCGGTCGCCCGAGGGCTGGTCAACTACGACGCGGTGGAGCTGCCCGGACTGCTCGGGCGCTCCACCGGCGAACTCGCCGCGACACTCGGCCCGGCGTACGAACGTGAGGTGGTCCACCGCGACGACCTGGTGCTGCTTTGA
- a CDS encoding glutamate-5-semialdehyde dehydrogenase, which translates to MSVTEQARRAREAAGALAVATRTAKDAALHAMADALVARTPEILAANAADLAAGQDAGLSAAVLDRLALDAGRVAAIADALRQMAALPDPVGEVVRGSTLPNGLELRQIRVPFGVVGIIYEARPNVTVDAAGICLKSGNAALLRGSSSAAHSNAALVAVLRDAVAAAGLPADAVQLLDATSRDSVKELMRARGLVDVLIPRGGASLIRTVVEESTVPVIETGVGNCHVYVDAAADLAKAVAITVNAKTQRLSTCNTAESLLVHADVADAFLPPVLAAFAEAGVTVHGDARVVAYSEAVVPATDEDFGTEYLSADISAAVVDSLDAAVAHIRRYGSGHTEAIVTDSQSAAREFVARVDSAAVMVNASTRFTDGGEFGFGAEIGISTQKLHARGPMGLPELTSTKYVVTGDGHLRA; encoded by the coding sequence ATGAGCGTTACCGAGCAGGCCCGCCGGGCGCGGGAGGCGGCGGGTGCGTTGGCCGTGGCGACGCGTACCGCGAAGGACGCCGCCCTGCACGCGATGGCCGACGCGCTGGTGGCGCGTACGCCGGAGATCCTGGCCGCGAACGCGGCGGACCTGGCGGCCGGACAGGACGCCGGCCTGAGCGCGGCCGTGCTGGACCGGCTGGCGCTGGACGCGGGCCGGGTGGCCGCGATCGCCGACGCGCTGCGGCAGATGGCGGCGCTGCCCGACCCGGTCGGTGAGGTGGTGCGCGGCTCGACCCTGCCGAACGGACTGGAACTGCGGCAGATCCGGGTGCCGTTCGGGGTGGTCGGGATCATCTACGAGGCCCGCCCGAACGTGACCGTGGACGCCGCCGGGATCTGCCTGAAGTCCGGCAACGCCGCGCTGCTGCGCGGGTCGTCCTCGGCGGCGCACTCGAACGCGGCGCTGGTCGCGGTGCTGCGGGACGCGGTCGCCGCGGCCGGGCTGCCGGCCGACGCGGTGCAGTTGCTCGACGCCACCTCCCGCGACTCGGTGAAGGAACTGATGCGGGCGCGGGGCCTGGTGGACGTGCTGATCCCGCGCGGCGGGGCGTCGCTGATCCGGACGGTGGTCGAGGAGTCGACGGTGCCGGTGATCGAGACCGGGGTGGGCAACTGCCACGTGTACGTGGATGCCGCCGCCGACCTGGCCAAGGCCGTCGCGATCACCGTGAACGCCAAGACCCAGCGCCTCTCCACCTGCAACACCGCCGAGTCGCTGCTGGTGCACGCCGACGTCGCCGACGCCTTCCTGCCGCCGGTGCTGGCGGCGTTCGCCGAGGCCGGGGTGACCGTGCACGGTGACGCGCGGGTGGTGGCGTACTCGGAAGCCGTGGTGCCGGCCACCGACGAGGACTTCGGCACCGAGTACCTGTCGGCCGACATCTCGGCCGCCGTCGTCGACTCGCTGGACGCGGCGGTCGCGCACATCCGCCGGTACGGCAGCGGCCACACCGAGGCGATCGTCACCGACTCGCAGTCGGCGGCCCGGGAGTTCGTGGCCCGGGTCGACTCGGCGGCGGTGATGGTGAACGCGTCGACCCGGTTCACCGACGGGGGCGAGTTCGGCTTCGGCGCGGAGATCGGCATCTCCACGCAGAAGCTGCACGCGCGGGGACCGATGGGGCTGCCCGAGCTGACCAGCACCAAGTACGTCGTCACCGGCGACGGCCACCTGCGCGCCTGA
- a CDS encoding DUF2252 domain-containing protein, translating to MSQTLDRRSAHIVDVLIEEFGASMALDPAAFRRKFRKMAASPFAFYRGSASLFYADQVGEYADDRFLDERTSRVWIHGDLHAENFGTYMNASGQLVFNVNDFDEAYVGPFSWDLKRFVASVALIGYAKALSDQVITGLVETFARSYLTELRAIAQGGDDAIGSITLENADGVLRHVLQQARLNTRVDLLAAQTTIDNYERRFSLGDGVYEVDAATREAVCQAFHRYLDTLPASSARLRPVSAHVKDVVLRKGVGIGSAGLPSYNLLLEGHTQALENDVVIYMKQAQVPAVARHIDDEGVRAYFTHQGHRTAESQRALQAHADPWLGFTELNGVGQLVAEVSPYAADLDWADVNEPEELAGVVADLGRAVARMHSVADDESSHDLVDYSTEEAIVAAVEADEQGFVTYLTEFAHVYGLQARRDHQLFVDLFRNGQLPGL from the coding sequence ATGAGTCAGACCCTGGACCGCCGTTCCGCCCACATCGTCGACGTCCTGATCGAGGAGTTCGGGGCGTCGATGGCCCTCGACCCGGCGGCCTTCCGACGCAAGTTCCGCAAGATGGCCGCCTCGCCGTTCGCCTTCTACCGGGGCAGCGCCTCCCTCTTCTACGCCGACCAGGTCGGCGAGTACGCCGACGACCGCTTCCTCGACGAGCGGACCAGCCGGGTGTGGATCCACGGTGACCTGCACGCGGAGAATTTCGGCACCTACATGAACGCCTCCGGGCAGCTGGTGTTCAACGTCAACGACTTCGACGAGGCGTACGTCGGTCCGTTCTCCTGGGACCTCAAGCGGTTCGTGGCGAGCGTGGCGCTGATCGGGTACGCCAAGGCCCTCTCCGACCAGGTGATCACCGGCCTGGTGGAGACCTTCGCCCGGTCGTACCTGACCGAGCTGCGGGCCATCGCGCAGGGTGGGGACGACGCGATCGGCTCGATCACCCTGGAGAACGCCGACGGCGTGCTGCGCCACGTGCTCCAGCAGGCCCGGTTGAACACCCGGGTCGACCTGCTCGCCGCGCAGACCACCATCGACAACTACGAGCGCCGGTTCTCCCTCGGCGACGGGGTCTACGAGGTCGACGCGGCCACCCGGGAGGCGGTCTGCCAGGCGTTCCACCGGTACCTGGACACGCTGCCCGCCTCCAGTGCCCGGCTGCGCCCGGTCTCCGCGCACGTCAAGGACGTGGTGCTGCGCAAGGGCGTGGGTATCGGCTCGGCCGGGCTGCCGTCGTACAACCTCCTGCTGGAGGGGCACACCCAGGCGCTGGAGAACGACGTCGTCATCTACATGAAGCAGGCCCAGGTGCCCGCCGTGGCCCGGCACATCGACGACGAGGGCGTCCGTGCCTATTTCACGCACCAGGGGCACCGGACGGCCGAGTCGCAGCGGGCGCTCCAGGCCCACGCCGACCCGTGGCTGGGCTTCACCGAGCTGAACGGGGTGGGCCAGCTGGTCGCCGAGGTCTCGCCGTACGCCGCCGACCTGGACTGGGCCGACGTCAACGAGCCGGAGGAGCTGGCCGGGGTGGTCGCCGACCTGGGCCGGGCGGTCGCCCGGATGCACTCGGTCGCCGACGACGAGTCCAGCCACGACCTGGTCGACTACTCCACCGAGGAGGCGATCGTCGCCGCCGTCGAGGCCGACGAGCAGGGCTTTGTGACGTACCTGACGGAGTTCGCCCACGTGTACGGGCTCCAGGCCCGCCGGGACCACCAGCTCTTCGTCGACCTGTTCCGCAACGGCCAGCTGCCCGGCCTGTAG
- a CDS encoding MFS transporter, which translates to MDAPSAELPRRVHLGYALGSLATGAFGTVPGLLLLPYLTDTMGVAAGVAALLVLLPKAWDVLVNPVAGRISDRTRSRWGARRPYLLLAGMALAVLFAAIFAAPFGTGPAAAAYVAVAFLATATAFAFFQVPYVAMPAELTGDYAERTRLMSWRIAVLAVAILVSGALAPLVVSVGGDGVPGHRWMGLFVAVLIVVGALGAFLGTRGAPAGEVGESEPTLRGQLAVAGRNRPFRVLLICFVVQSAGVATILAGVNYFADQILVAPETGPTLLFACFVGPALLVMPLWTRVGARVGKRAALVAASVLFAAGASALAAAPVLPPAVVYPLVAVIGCGYAGQQVFALAMLPDCIAYDTARTGRRQAGVFTGLWTAGETFGLALGPGIYGLVLQLSGYVSSATGSAAVQSDSARLGVLLGFTVLPALLVGPAVLLLRRYDLTAERLAAAERAADRVQKGAISP; encoded by the coding sequence ATGGACGCGCCGTCGGCTGAGCTGCCCCGTCGGGTGCACCTCGGCTACGCCCTCGGGTCCCTGGCGACCGGGGCCTTCGGCACGGTGCCGGGGCTGCTGCTGTTGCCGTACCTCACCGACACGATGGGCGTCGCGGCCGGCGTGGCCGCCCTGTTGGTGCTCCTGCCCAAGGCGTGGGACGTGCTGGTCAACCCGGTCGCCGGGCGGATCTCCGACCGGACCCGTTCCCGCTGGGGTGCGCGGCGGCCGTACCTGCTCCTCGCCGGGATGGCCCTCGCCGTGCTGTTCGCCGCGATCTTCGCCGCCCCCTTCGGCACCGGCCCGGCCGCCGCAGCGTACGTCGCGGTCGCCTTCCTGGCCACCGCGACCGCGTTCGCGTTCTTCCAGGTGCCGTACGTGGCGATGCCGGCCGAGCTGACCGGCGACTACGCCGAGCGGACCCGGCTGATGAGCTGGCGCATCGCCGTCCTGGCGGTGGCCATCCTGGTCTCCGGGGCGCTCGCGCCGCTGGTGGTCTCCGTCGGCGGTGACGGGGTTCCCGGACACCGCTGGATGGGACTGTTCGTCGCGGTCCTGATCGTGGTGGGCGCGCTCGGCGCGTTCCTCGGCACCCGGGGCGCCCCGGCCGGCGAGGTGGGCGAGAGCGAGCCGACCCTGCGCGGGCAGCTCGCCGTCGCCGGCCGTAACCGTCCGTTCCGGGTGCTGTTGATCTGCTTCGTGGTGCAGTCCGCCGGGGTGGCGACCATCCTCGCCGGGGTCAACTACTTCGCCGACCAGATCCTCGTCGCGCCGGAGACCGGGCCGACCCTGCTCTTCGCCTGCTTCGTCGGCCCCGCCCTGCTGGTCATGCCGCTGTGGACGCGGGTCGGCGCACGGGTGGGCAAGCGTGCCGCGCTGGTCGCCGCCTCGGTGCTCTTCGCGGCCGGCGCGTCGGCGCTGGCCGCCGCGCCGGTGCTGCCTCCGGCCGTGGTCTACCCGCTGGTCGCGGTGATCGGGTGCGGCTACGCCGGGCAGCAGGTCTTCGCGCTGGCCATGCTCCCCGACTGCATCGCGTACGACACCGCGCGTACCGGCCGTCGTCAGGCGGGCGTGTTCACCGGGCTCTGGACGGCGGGGGAGACCTTCGGGCTGGCCCTCGGTCCGGGTATCTACGGGCTGGTGCTCCAGCTCTCCGGGTACGTGTCCTCGGCGACCGGCTCGGCGGCCGTCCAGTCCGACAGCGCCCGGCTCGGCGTGCTGCTCGGCTTCACCGTGCTGCCGGCGCTGCTGGTCGGCCCGGCCGTGCTGCTGCTGCGCCGCTACGACCTGACCGCCGAGCGGCTCGCCGCCGCCGAGCGGGCCGCCGACCGCGTACAGAAGGGGGCCATCAGCCCATGA